A single window of Streptomyces aquilus DNA harbors:
- a CDS encoding GGDEF domain-containing protein, with translation MPSWTDTLRFAFQPVVNLATGAVAGLEILARPETGDVLAEARRDPELDGRLAVSAVRAAARKETLLPLHVNVFAATLADLGGLTPLHTAVREAGRLPWEVTIDISPPYTHVPHQALLEAVGALRGQGFRISADGVGDGDVPLRLLTDLAPDLVKLDASLLARPAAVRAMRTLCEQLGALLSVEGVETERQCAAAVAAGAQLAQGELFAPPARLPAADVYVPPRSPGVASLPRSGPSVRQFVRPAALLPVTASAGHVRALLTGSPEVSGVLLVDAHGVPVRSVHRSRFLLSMSGRYGHALYADRPAAKLGDAPRTVGVDATAWEVLDVVAVGGRDRTSDDVAVVDHYGRCVGVVRLADLVRALAESRVEEAAGLNPLTRLPGSDAITGEVDRRIADGRAFALSWLDVDHFKQVNDGAGFAAGDELIRSVGRALQRAASDSTRVGHIGGDDFLVLADPEGLDPLVASVLDASWSAGGRPVSLSLATVVCAPGSITDHRQAAACLAPLKKAAKSLRGASWVLGHAGLPGHEIRRGADTAAAPAGFPGSR, from the coding sequence GTGCCCTCCTGGACGGATACTCTCCGCTTCGCCTTCCAACCGGTGGTCAACCTGGCGACCGGCGCGGTCGCGGGGCTGGAGATACTCGCCCGCCCGGAGACCGGCGACGTCCTCGCCGAGGCCCGTCGAGATCCGGAACTCGACGGCAGGCTGGCGGTCTCGGCGGTCCGCGCGGCCGCGCGCAAGGAGACGTTGCTTCCGCTGCACGTCAACGTGTTCGCGGCGACCCTCGCCGACCTCGGCGGGCTCACTCCGCTGCACACCGCGGTGCGGGAGGCGGGCAGGCTGCCGTGGGAGGTGACGATCGACATCTCGCCGCCGTACACGCACGTGCCGCACCAGGCGCTCCTGGAGGCCGTGGGGGCGCTGCGCGGCCAGGGTTTCCGGATCAGTGCGGACGGGGTCGGGGACGGCGACGTACCGCTGCGGCTGCTGACGGACCTGGCGCCCGACCTCGTGAAGCTCGACGCGTCCCTGCTCGCCCGGCCCGCGGCGGTGCGGGCGATGCGCACGCTGTGCGAGCAGCTCGGGGCGCTGTTGTCGGTGGAGGGGGTGGAGACGGAACGGCAGTGCGCGGCCGCGGTGGCGGCCGGTGCGCAGCTGGCGCAGGGCGAGTTGTTCGCGCCGCCGGCCCGGCTGCCCGCCGCGGACGTATACGTTCCGCCCCGCTCCCCCGGTGTCGCCTCGCTGCCGCGGTCGGGGCCTTCGGTGCGGCAGTTCGTGCGGCCCGCCGCGCTGCTGCCCGTCACCGCGTCGGCGGGCCATGTGCGGGCGCTGCTGACCGGGTCGCCGGAGGTGTCCGGGGTGCTGCTGGTGGACGCGCACGGGGTGCCGGTCCGCTCGGTGCATCGGTCCCGGTTTCTGCTGTCGATGTCCGGTCGGTACGGGCACGCGCTCTACGCCGACCGGCCCGCCGCCAAGCTGGGCGACGCGCCGCGCACGGTGGGGGTGGACGCCACCGCGTGGGAGGTCCTGGACGTGGTGGCGGTCGGCGGGCGGGACCGTACGTCCGACGATGTGGCCGTCGTGGACCACTACGGCCGGTGCGTGGGCGTCGTACGTCTCGCGGACCTGGTGCGGGCGCTGGCCGAGTCCCGGGTGGAGGAGGCGGCCGGGCTCAATCCGCTGACCCGGCTGCCGGGTTCGGACGCGATCACCGGCGAGGTGGACCGGCGGATCGCGGACGGGCGGGCGTTCGCGCTGAGCTGGCTGGACGTGGACCACTTCAAGCAGGTCAACGACGGGGCCGGCTTCGCGGCGGGCGACGAGCTGATCCGGTCGGTGGGGCGGGCGTTGCAGCGTGCGGCGTCCGACAGCACGCGCGTGGGGCACATCGGGGGCGACGACTTCCTGGTCCTGGCCGATCCGGAGGGGCTGGATCCGCTGGTCGCGTCCGTGCTGGACGCGTCCTGGTCGGCGGGCGGTCGTCCCGTGTCGTTGTCCCTGGCCACGGTGGTGTGCGCACCGGGCAGCATCACGGACCACCGGCAGGCGGCCGCGTGTCTCGCGCCGCTGAAGAAGGCCGCGAAGTCATTGCGCGGGGCGAGTTGGGTCCTGGGGCACGCCGGTCTGCCCGGGCACGAGATCCGGCGCGGCGCGGACACTGCCGCCGCCCCGGCGGGATTCCCCGGCTCGCGCTGA
- a CDS encoding MIP/aquaporin family protein gives MSNGDIFVGEIIGTAILILFGAGVVAAVVLNDSKAKDAGWVVIAFGWGFGVLAGAYTAAPLSGGHLNPAVTIGIAVDTGDWDKVPIYIAGQMVGAILGAVLCWLTYFAQFQANADEDKAQPTLGIFSTAPAIRNPVANLVTEIIATMGLVLPILAFGLTKGLGESGTAILIVAFLVTGIGLSLGGPTGYAINPARDLGPRLTHALLPIPNKGTSDWGYAWIPVVGPLIGGALSGLIFNAAF, from the coding sequence ATGAGCAACGGAGACATATTCGTCGGTGAGATCATCGGCACCGCGATCCTGATCCTGTTCGGCGCCGGAGTGGTCGCCGCCGTCGTACTGAACGACTCGAAGGCGAAGGACGCGGGCTGGGTGGTCATCGCGTTCGGCTGGGGTTTCGGCGTGCTGGCCGGGGCCTACACCGCGGCGCCGCTGTCCGGAGGCCATCTCAATCCGGCGGTGACGATCGGCATCGCTGTCGACACCGGTGACTGGGACAAGGTGCCGATCTACATCGCGGGGCAGATGGTCGGCGCCATTCTCGGCGCGGTGCTGTGCTGGCTGACGTACTTCGCGCAGTTCCAGGCCAACGCCGACGAGGACAAGGCCCAGCCGACGCTGGGGATCTTCTCCACGGCACCCGCGATCCGCAATCCCGTGGCGAACCTCGTCACCGAGATCATCGCGACCATGGGGCTGGTGCTGCCCATCCTGGCGTTCGGCCTGACCAAGGGGCTCGGCGAGTCCGGCACCGCGATCCTCATCGTCGCGTTCCTCGTGACCGGCATCGGCCTGTCCCTCGGCGGCCCCACGGGCTACGCCATCAACCCGGCCCGTGACCTGGGCCCGCGCCTCACCCACGCCTTGCTCCCGATCCCCAACAAGGGCACCTCGGACTGGGGTTACGCGTGGATCCCGGTGGTGGGACCGCTGATCGGCGGCGCACTGTCCGGGCTCATCTTCAACGCAGCCTTCTGA
- the glpK gene encoding glycerol kinase GlpK produces MTDKFVAAIDQGTTSSRCIVFNQDGAIVAVDQREHRQIFPKPGWVEHDATEIWSKVQAVVAGALAKAGLRADQLSALGITNQRETTVLWDRATGKPVHNAIVWQDTRTAALTNQLGGSDGQDRFREQTGLPLATYFSGPKAAWLLDNVPGLRARAENGEIAFGTIDSWLIWNLTGGTDGGRHVTDVTNAGRTMLMNLETLQWDQSILSAMNVPDAVLPEIRSSAEVYGTAVGQLAGVPVASALGDQQAAVFGQACYDVGTAKNTYGTGSFLLLNTGNRPVPSKSGLLTTMGYKIGSEAPVYCLEGSIAITGALVQWFRDQLGIIRTADEIEPLAASVEDNGGAYIVPAFSGLFAPYWRSDARGVVTGLTRYVTKAHLARAVLEATSWQTREVVDAMFQDSGVHITTLKVDGGMTKNNLLMQHQADVLDVPVVRPKVSETTCLGAAYAAGLATGVWNDLDELKSHWQKDVEWTPSMEASVRDREYHNWRKAVEKSFGWEEDGAN; encoded by the coding sequence ATGACGGACAAGTTCGTCGCCGCTATCGACCAGGGCACCACGTCCAGCCGCTGCATCGTCTTCAACCAGGACGGCGCCATCGTCGCCGTCGACCAGCGCGAGCACCGCCAGATCTTCCCCAAGCCCGGCTGGGTGGAGCACGACGCCACCGAGATCTGGTCCAAGGTGCAGGCGGTGGTGGCCGGGGCGCTCGCCAAGGCCGGGCTGCGCGCCGACCAGCTCAGCGCGCTCGGCATCACCAACCAGCGTGAGACGACGGTCCTGTGGGACCGCGCGACCGGCAAGCCGGTGCACAACGCCATCGTGTGGCAGGACACCCGGACCGCGGCGCTGACCAACCAACTCGGCGGCTCCGACGGGCAGGACCGCTTCCGGGAGCAGACCGGGCTGCCGCTCGCCACCTACTTCTCCGGCCCGAAGGCGGCCTGGCTGCTCGACAACGTGCCCGGGCTGCGCGCGCGGGCCGAGAACGGCGAGATCGCCTTCGGCACCATCGACTCCTGGCTCATCTGGAACCTCACCGGCGGCACGGACGGCGGCCGGCACGTCACCGACGTGACCAACGCCGGCCGCACCATGCTGATGAACCTCGAAACCCTCCAGTGGGACCAGTCCATCCTCTCCGCCATGAACGTCCCCGACGCCGTCCTCCCCGAGATCAGGTCCTCGGCCGAGGTGTACGGCACCGCGGTCGGCCAACTCGCGGGCGTGCCCGTGGCGTCGGCGCTGGGCGACCAGCAGGCGGCCGTGTTCGGACAGGCCTGCTACGACGTGGGTACGGCGAAGAACACCTACGGCACGGGCTCCTTCCTGCTGCTCAACACGGGCAACCGGCCGGTGCCGTCGAAGAGCGGCCTGCTGACGACGATGGGCTACAAGATCGGGAGTGAGGCGCCGGTCTACTGCCTGGAGGGGTCCATCGCGATAACGGGTGCCCTCGTCCAGTGGTTCCGGGACCAGCTCGGCATCATCCGCACCGCCGACGAGATCGAACCGCTGGCCGCGAGCGTGGAGGACAACGGCGGTGCCTACATCGTGCCCGCCTTCTCCGGGCTGTTCGCGCCCTATTGGCGCTCCGACGCGCGCGGGGTCGTCACCGGCCTCACCCGGTACGTCACCAAGGCCCATCTCGCGCGCGCGGTCCTGGAGGCGACGAGCTGGCAGACGCGTGAGGTCGTGGACGCCATGTTCCAGGACTCCGGGGTGCACATCACGACCCTGAAGGTCGATGGCGGCATGACCAAGAACAACCTGCTCATGCAGCACCAGGCGGACGTCCTCGACGTGCCGGTGGTCCGGCCGAAGGTGTCGGAGACGACCTGTCTGGGCGCCGCGTACGCGGCCGGGCTGGCCACCGGGGTGTGGAACGACCTCGACGAGCTCAAGTCGCACTGGCAGAAGGACGTCGAGTGGACGCCGTCGATGGAGGCCTCGGTGCGGGACCGTGAGTACCACAACTGGCGCAAGGCCGTGGAGAAGAGCTTCGGCTGGGAGGAAGACGGGGCGAACTAG
- a CDS encoding GTP-binding protein, translating to MIFGRSERGKPPVEPVTLKILVAGGFGVGKTTLVGAVSEIRPLRTEELLTEAGRPVDDISGVEGKRTTTVAMDFGRITLREDLVLYLFGTPGQERFWFMWDELSEGALGAVVLADTRRLEDSFAAIDYFERRSIPFVVGVNCFEGAARYPTEDVRQALDLDVDVPLVLCDARDRESVKEVLIGVVRHAMAQAAERRQAAVTS from the coding sequence ATGATCTTCGGGCGTTCTGAGCGCGGAAAGCCCCCGGTCGAGCCCGTCACGCTCAAGATCCTCGTGGCCGGCGGCTTCGGCGTGGGCAAGACCACGCTCGTGGGCGCGGTCAGCGAGATCAGGCCGCTGCGCACCGAGGAGCTGCTCACCGAGGCAGGACGCCCGGTCGACGACATCAGCGGCGTGGAGGGCAAGCGCACGACCACCGTGGCCATGGACTTCGGGCGCATCACACTGCGCGAGGACCTGGTGCTGTACCTCTTCGGCACACCTGGCCAGGAGCGGTTCTGGTTCATGTGGGACGAGCTCTCCGAGGGCGCCCTCGGAGCCGTCGTCCTCGCCGACACACGCCGCCTGGAGGACAGCTTCGCCGCGATCGACTACTTCGAGCGGCGCTCCATACCCTTCGTCGTCGGCGTCAACTGCTTCGAGGGAGCGGCCCGTTACCCGACCGAGGACGTCCGCCAAGCCCTCGACCTCGACGTGGACGTGCCGCTGGTGCTGTGCGACGCCCGGGACCGCGAGTCGGTCAAGGAGGTCCTCATCGGTGTCGTCCGGCACGCGATGGCGCAAGCGGCGGAGCGCCGCCAGGCCGCCGTCACGAGCTGA
- a CDS encoding hydantoinase B/oxoprolinase family protein, giving the protein MTTGWQFWVDRGGTFTDIVARRPDGRLLTHKVLSDSPTPSRSRLAPGDETPAADAAVTGVAHLLGGSQDPVEAVRMGTTVATNALLERKGERTLLIVTRGFRDALRIAYQNRPRIFARRIELPELLHERVIEVDERIAADGTVLRAPDLDALAEPLQRAYDDGIRAVAVVCMHSHLHPAHEQAVGALAARIGFPQISLSSEVSPLMKLVPRGDTAVVDAYLSPVLRRYVERVAGELDGVRLMFMQSNGGLTEAGQFRGKDAILSGPAGGIVGMARMSQLAGFDQVIGFDMGGTSTDVSHYAGEYERVFTTQIAGVRLRAPMLDIHTVAAGGGSVLHFDGSRYRVGPDSAGADPGPACYRAGGPLAVTDANVMLGRIQPAHFPRVFGPDGDQPLDAELVRDRFAALTREIRERTGDDRTPEQVAEGYLQIAVANIANAVKRISVQKGHDVTRYALTTFGGAGGQHACMVADSLGMRTVLVPPMAGVLSALGIGLADTTAMREQSVEAPLEAASMPGVRKTADDLESAARAELLAEDVPEDRVRITRRAQLRYDGTDTTLTVELTEPAAMRDAFEARHRATYSFTLDRPIVVEALSVEATGITQPPDLSALAPYEGRPAAPETVRLHTGGTWRDVPLHRREDLPPGETVTGPAIITEASATTVVDDGWRAVARDDGHLVMERVAVTQSSDLDTRVDPVLLEVFNNLFMSIAEQMGARLESTAQSVNIKERLDFSCALFDPDGNLVANAPHIPVHLGSMGTSVKEVIRRRGSGMRPGDTYAVNDPYHGGTHLPDVTVITPVFGAPDPEDTESDREILFYVASRGHHAEIGGIAPGSMPADSRSIEEEGILFDNWLLAENGRFREEETLRLLTETRYPSRNPRTNLADLRAQIAANRKGVDEVTRMIETFGLDVVQAYMRHVQDNAEEAVRRVVDTLDDGEYAYETDSGAMIRVRVRVDRENRSATVDFTGTSAQLDSNFNAPFAVVNAAVLYVFRTLVADDIPLNDGCLRPLRIIVPPGSMLAPEPPAAVVAGNVETSQAITGALYAALGVQAEGSGTMNNVTFGNARHQYYETIASGSGAGDGFPGAPAVQTHMTNSRLTDPEVLEWRLPVRLDEFAVRECSGGAGRWRGGDGAVRRIRFLEPMTVSTLSQHRRVPPYGMAGGEPGALGGNRVERADGTVTVLGGSDTADVEPGDVLVIETPGGGGYGPPSPHPHPAGEEINDLRAF; this is encoded by the coding sequence GTGACGACAGGCTGGCAGTTCTGGGTCGACCGGGGCGGCACCTTCACCGACATCGTCGCGCGCCGCCCGGACGGCCGGCTGCTCACCCACAAAGTCCTCTCCGACAGCCCCACCCCGTCCCGCTCCCGGCTCGCCCCGGGGGACGAGACCCCGGCCGCCGACGCGGCCGTCACCGGCGTGGCCCACCTCCTGGGCGGCTCCCAGGACCCGGTGGAAGCCGTCCGCATGGGCACCACCGTCGCCACCAACGCCCTGCTGGAGCGCAAGGGCGAGCGCACCCTCCTGATCGTCACCCGTGGCTTCCGCGACGCCCTGCGCATCGCCTACCAGAACCGGCCCCGCATCTTCGCCCGCCGCATCGAACTGCCCGAACTGCTCCACGAGCGCGTGATCGAGGTCGACGAACGCATCGCCGCCGACGGCACCGTCCTGCGCGCCCCCGACCTGGACGCCCTCGCCGAGCCCCTTCAGCGGGCCTACGACGACGGGATCCGCGCGGTCGCCGTCGTCTGCATGCACAGCCACCTCCACCCCGCCCACGAACAGGCCGTCGGCGCACTCGCCGCCCGCATCGGATTCCCGCAGATCTCGCTCTCCAGCGAGGTCAGCCCCCTGATGAAGCTCGTCCCGCGCGGGGACACCGCCGTCGTCGACGCCTACCTCTCGCCCGTGCTGCGCCGGTACGTCGAGCGGGTCGCCGGTGAACTCGACGGTGTGCGGCTGATGTTCATGCAGTCCAACGGCGGTCTCACCGAGGCCGGTCAGTTCCGCGGCAAGGACGCCATCCTGTCCGGGCCCGCCGGTGGCATCGTCGGCATGGCCCGGATGTCCCAGCTCGCGGGCTTCGACCAGGTCATCGGTTTCGACATGGGCGGCACGTCGACCGACGTCTCGCACTACGCGGGCGAGTACGAACGGGTCTTCACCACGCAGATCGCCGGAGTCCGGCTGCGCGCGCCCATGCTCGACATCCACACCGTCGCCGCCGGCGGCGGTTCGGTCCTCCACTTCGACGGCTCCCGCTACCGCGTAGGGCCCGACTCGGCGGGCGCGGACCCGGGCCCCGCCTGCTACCGCGCGGGCGGGCCGCTCGCCGTCACCGACGCCAACGTGATGCTCGGCCGCATCCAACCCGCCCATTTCCCCAGGGTGTTCGGCCCCGACGGCGACCAGCCCCTGGACGCGGAACTCGTCCGCGACCGCTTCGCCGCCCTCACGCGCGAGATCCGCGAACGGACCGGCGACGACCGCACCCCCGAACAGGTCGCCGAGGGCTACCTCCAGATCGCGGTCGCCAACATCGCCAACGCCGTCAAGCGGATCTCCGTCCAGAAGGGCCACGACGTCACCCGCTACGCGCTCACCACCTTCGGTGGAGCCGGCGGCCAGCACGCCTGCATGGTCGCCGACTCGCTCGGCATGCGCACCGTCCTCGTACCTCCCATGGCCGGGGTCCTCTCCGCGCTCGGCATCGGCCTCGCCGACACCACCGCCATGCGCGAACAGTCCGTCGAGGCACCTCTGGAGGCCGCCTCGATGCCGGGCGTCCGCAAGACCGCGGACGACCTGGAGAGCGCCGCCCGCGCCGAACTCCTCGCCGAGGACGTCCCCGAGGACCGCGTCCGGATCACCCGGCGCGCCCAACTCCGCTACGACGGCACCGACACCACCCTCACCGTCGAGCTGACCGAACCCGCCGCGATGCGCGACGCTTTCGAAGCACGTCATCGCGCCACGTACTCCTTCACGCTCGACCGCCCGATCGTCGTCGAAGCCCTCTCCGTGGAAGCCACCGGCATCACTCAACCCCCCGATCTGTCGGCCCTCGCCCCGTACGAAGGCCGCCCCGCCGCCCCCGAGACCGTCCGCCTCCACACGGGCGGCACCTGGCGCGACGTACCCCTCCACCGCCGCGAGGACCTGCCTCCCGGCGAGACCGTCACCGGCCCGGCGATCATCACCGAGGCCAGTGCCACGACCGTCGTCGACGACGGCTGGCGGGCCGTGGCGCGAGACGACGGGCATCTGGTCATGGAACGCGTGGCGGTTACGCAGAGTTCCGATCTCGACACGAGAGTCGACCCGGTTCTTCTTGAGGTCTTCAACAACCTGTTCATGTCCATCGCCGAACAGATGGGCGCCCGACTGGAGTCCACGGCCCAGTCCGTCAACATCAAGGAACGTCTCGACTTCTCCTGCGCGCTCTTCGACCCGGACGGAAACCTGGTGGCCAACGCCCCGCACATCCCCGTCCACCTGGGCTCGATGGGCACCAGTGTCAAGGAGGTCATCCGACGCCGCGGCTCGGGCATGCGACCGGGCGACACCTACGCCGTCAACGACCCGTACCACGGCGGCACCCACCTGCCGGACGTCACGGTGATCACCCCGGTCTTCGGCGCGCCGGACCCCGAAGACACGGAGAGTGACCGCGAGATCCTCTTCTACGTCGCCTCCCGCGGCCACCACGCAGAGATCGGCGGCATCGCCCCGGGCTCCATGCCGGCCGACAGCCGCAGCATCGAGGAGGAGGGCATCCTCTTCGACAACTGGCTCCTCGCCGAGAACGGCCGCTTCCGCGAGGAGGAGACCCTCCGCCTGCTCACGGAGACGCGCTACCCCTCCCGCAACCCGAGGACCAACCTCGCCGACCTGCGGGCCCAGATCGCCGCCAACCGCAAGGGCGTCGACGAAGTCACCCGCATGATCGAGACGTTCGGACTCGACGTCGTCCAGGCGTACATGCGACACGTCCAGGACAACGCCGAGGAAGCGGTGCGCCGGGTCGTGGACACGTTGGACGACGGTGAATATGCCTACGAGACCGACTCCGGCGCCATGATCCGGGTACGCGTGCGCGTGGACCGCGAGAACCGCTCCGCGACCGTCGACTTCACGGGCACGTCCGCGCAGCTGGACAGCAACTTCAACGCCCCGTTCGCGGTGGTCAACGCCGCGGTGCTGTACGTCTTCCGCACCCTCGTCGCCGACGACATCCCCCTCAACGACGGCTGCCTGCGCCCCCTGCGGATCATCGTGCCGCCCGGCTCGATGCTCGCGCCCGAGCCACCCGCCGCGGTCGTCGCCGGCAACGTCGAGACCTCGCAGGCCATCACCGGCGCCCTCTACGCGGCGCTCGGCGTCCAGGCCGAGGGCTCCGGGACCATGAACAACGTGACCTTCGGCAACGCCCGCCACCAGTACTACGAGACGATCGCGTCCGGCTCCGGCGCGGGCGACGGCTTCCCGGGCGCACCCGCCGTCCAGACCCACATGACCAACTCGCGGCTCACCGACCCCGAGGTCCTGGAGTGGCGACTGCCCGTCCGGCTCGACGAGTTCGCCGTCCGGGAGTGCAGCGGCGGCGCCGGACGCTGGCGCGGCGGCGACGGCGCGGTGCGCCGCATCCGCTTCCTGGAACCCATGACCGTCTCCACGCTGTCCCAGCACCGCCGGGTCCCGCCGTACGGCATGGCTGGCGGCGAACCCGGTGCGCTGGGCGGCAACCGCGTGGAGCGCGCCGACGGGACGGTCACCGTGCTCGGCGGCAGCGACACGGCCGACGTCGAACCCGGCGACGTACTTGTCATCGAAACCCCCGGCGGTGGAGGCTACGGCCCACCGTCGCCCCACCCCCACCCAGCAGGAGAAGAGATCAATGATCTTCGGGCGTTCTGA
- a CDS encoding DUF742 domain-containing protein: protein MSTDGQGRSHWFDDEAGPVVRPYAMTRGRTTSAAQHRLDLIAVVVTEPQADDPERDHSLSPEHVDIVDLCRETPQSVAELSSELDLPIGVVRVLIGDLVDAEFVHVNRPVPPAELPDESILRDVINGLRAL, encoded by the coding sequence ATGAGCACTGACGGTCAGGGAAGAAGTCACTGGTTCGACGACGAGGCCGGACCGGTCGTCCGTCCGTACGCCATGACGCGCGGCCGCACCACCAGTGCGGCCCAGCACCGCCTGGACCTCATCGCGGTGGTCGTCACGGAGCCCCAGGCGGACGACCCGGAACGCGACCACTCGCTGTCCCCGGAGCATGTGGACATCGTCGACCTGTGCCGCGAGACCCCGCAGTCGGTCGCCGAGCTGTCCTCCGAACTCGACCTGCCCATCGGCGTGGTGCGGGTTCTCATCGGTGACCTCGTGGACGCGGAGTTCGTCCATGTGAACCGGCCCGTGCCGCCCGCGGAGCTGCCGGACGAGAGCATCCTGCGGGACGTGATCAACGGCCTCCGGGCGTTGTGA
- a CDS encoding roadblock/LC7 domain-containing protein, whose protein sequence is MTAPKTTGHSATTKSGELNWLLDELVERVASIRKAVVLSGDGLPTGASKDLTREDSEHLAAVASGFHSLAKGVGRHFEAGSVRQTVVELDDAFLFVTAAGDGSCLAVLSDADSDVGLVAYEMTLLVKRVGVHLASAPRTDLPQGG, encoded by the coding sequence ATGACCGCACCGAAGACGACCGGCCACAGCGCGACGACCAAGTCCGGCGAGCTCAACTGGCTCCTGGACGAACTGGTGGAACGCGTCGCCAGCATCCGCAAGGCCGTCGTGCTCTCCGGCGACGGACTGCCCACGGGGGCCTCCAAGGACCTGACCCGGGAGGACAGCGAGCACCTGGCCGCCGTCGCCTCCGGGTTCCACAGCCTCGCCAAGGGCGTGGGCCGCCACTTCGAGGCGGGCAGCGTCCGGCAGACGGTCGTCGAGCTCGACGACGCCTTCCTGTTCGTGACCGCCGCCGGCGACGGCAGCTGCCTCGCCGTCCTCTCCGACGCGGACTCCGACGTCGGCCTGGTCGCCTACGAGATGACGCTCCTGGTCAAGCGAGTCGGTGTACATCTGGCCTCCGCTCCACGCACCGATCTGCCTCAGGGCGGGTAG